The following are encoded together in the Hoplias malabaricus isolate fHopMal1 chromosome 3, fHopMal1.hap1, whole genome shotgun sequence genome:
- the fank1 gene encoding fibronectin type 3 and ankyrin repeat domains 1 protein, with the protein MSTLITELLNKFTTPPCLCFRASNGQQHTELSSIYTEHEEINKIRVLKQPSTAMEPPDERELCGTLVVGQVSHHSIKLSWEGQEAEERLGPPDNWTCFRLEEENPRKHGFHEIYVGYTTQFTVEDLEPSTVYKFRLKSISPSEKHVYSPVLTVSTAREPINGKDVHQAVKTNDKEQLIKVLQSGTVVVDVPDRMGLTPLMVAAMKGFLSLVQVLVQHGADVNMKNSSGQDSLMLACFSGHLEVAQYLCEHGASWTSTDKGGCSALHWAADGRHLHVLHYLLQTGCEVDVRDSVSSWTPLHRVSAVTGDTAVAALLIRAGADINARDKNGKTPLMIAVLYNHKDLVKQLLENGADQHIKNQFGAGALEMAKAFERQDIIPLLAKKRPVGSTTKNTLGPSDKKNSVQQRSIS; encoded by the exons CAACGGTCAACAGCACACAGAGCTCAGCAGCATTTACACAGAGCATGAGGAAATCAACAAGATCCGTGTCCTAAAACAACCCAGCACAGCAATGGAGCCTCCAG atgagagagagctgtgtgggACCCTCGTAGTTGGGCAGGTCAGTCACCATAGCATCAAGCTGAGCTGGGAGGGACAGGAGGCTGAGGAACGACTGGGGCCACCTGATAACTGGACCTGCTTCAGATTAGAAGAAGAGAATCCCAGGAAACATGGCTTCCATGAGATATATGT GGGATATACTACTCAGTTCACAGTGGAGGATCTGGAACCCAGCACTGTGTACAAGTTCAGACTGAAGAGCATCTCTCCATCAGAAAAACATGTCTACAGCCCTGTACTGACTGTGTCTACAGCAC GAGAGCCCATTAACGGGAAGGATGTTCATCAGGCAGTGAAGACGAATGATAAAGAGCAGCTGATTAAAGTGCTGCAGTCTGG GACAGTAGTTGTGGATGTACCTGATCGAATGGGCTTAACTCCACTGATGGTGGCAGCCATGAAAGGCTTCCTTAG CCTGGTCCAGGTGCTGGTGCAGCATGGGGCAGATGTCAACATGAAGAACTCTAGTGGACAAGATAG tctgaTGCTGGCATGTTTTTCAGGGCATTTGGAGGTGGCACAATACCTATGTGAGCACGGAGCTTCATGGACATCCACAGACAAAGGGGGCTGTAGTGCTCTTCACTGGGCGGCAGATGGAAGACACCTGCATGTATTACATTATCTCCTCCAGACTGGCTGTGAG GTGGATGTGAGAGACAGTGTTTCCTCATGGACACCTCTACACAGGGTTTCTGCTGTTACTGGAGACACAGCCGTAGCTGCCCTTCTAATAAGAGCAGGGGCCGATATTAATGCACGAGACAAAAATGGGAAAACACCACTCATG ATTGCAGTGCTATATAACCATAAGGATCTGGTTAAACAGCTTTTAGAGAATGGAGCAGATCAACATATTAAAAATCAG TTTGGAGCTGGTGCTCTAGAAATGGCTAAAGCATTTGAGAGACAG GATATCATTCCCTTGTTAGCGAAGAAGAGGCCAGTAGGCAGCACCACAAAGAACACTCTGGGACCCTCTGACAAGAAAAACTCAGTTCAACAGAGATCCATTTCATAA